Proteins from a genomic interval of Oceanispirochaeta crateris:
- the trpB gene encoding tryptophan synthase subunit beta, protein MGYFKTNPDEKGNFGEYGGSFIPPDLQIEMEKITDAYFSISKSHDFITELRSIRKHFQGRPTPVYYAKSLSEKYGGRIYLKREDLNHTGAHKLNHCMGEALLAKYLGKKKLIAETGAGQHGVALATAAAYFGLECEIHMGEVDIVKEHPNVVRMKILGANVIPVSFGLKTLKEAVDSAFGAYMEDPINSIYCIGSVVGPHPFPMMVRDFQRVVGIEAKEQFHEMTGEQPDNLVACVGGGSNAMGLFSAYIEDECEIYGVEPAGRSLNLGDHAATMTLGKPGMIHGFKCYTLQDEKGEPAPVYSIASGLDYPGVGPEHSMLKDMGRVNYVTADDKETLDSFFELSRLEGIIPALESAHATAFACKLAQQKPKQSILVNLSGRGDKDIDFVMDHYGKEYGIL, encoded by the coding sequence ATGGGATATTTTAAAACAAACCCTGATGAGAAAGGTAACTTCGGAGAGTACGGCGGCTCATTCATTCCACCGGATTTGCAAATTGAAATGGAAAAGATTACAGACGCCTATTTTTCAATTAGTAAATCACATGATTTCATCACCGAACTGAGATCCATCAGAAAACATTTCCAGGGAAGGCCTACCCCTGTTTATTATGCAAAATCCCTATCTGAAAAGTATGGAGGCCGGATCTATCTGAAAAGAGAAGACTTGAATCATACTGGTGCTCATAAACTCAACCATTGTATGGGTGAAGCCCTGTTGGCAAAATATTTAGGAAAAAAGAAACTGATTGCAGAAACTGGCGCCGGACAACACGGAGTGGCCCTGGCCACAGCTGCTGCATATTTTGGCCTGGAATGTGAGATTCATATGGGTGAAGTCGATATTGTCAAAGAACATCCCAATGTGGTTAGAATGAAAATACTGGGAGCGAATGTCATACCTGTTTCTTTTGGTTTAAAAACTCTCAAAGAGGCCGTCGATTCCGCCTTTGGTGCTTATATGGAAGATCCCATTAATAGCATTTACTGCATTGGTTCTGTCGTCGGTCCCCATCCGTTTCCCATGATGGTCAGAGATTTTCAAAGGGTAGTGGGGATTGAAGCGAAAGAACAGTTTCATGAGATGACAGGAGAACAGCCTGATAATCTTGTCGCCTGTGTCGGCGGTGGCAGCAACGCCATGGGGCTCTTTTCGGCATATATTGAAGATGAGTGTGAAATCTATGGTGTGGAACCTGCTGGACGTTCCCTTAACTTGGGCGATCATGCGGCTACCATGACTCTTGGTAAACCCGGTATGATTCATGGATTCAAGTGCTATACCCTCCAGGACGAAAAAGGTGAACCCGCCCCGGTGTATTCCATCGCCAGCGGTTTGGACTATCCCGGTGTCGGGCCTGAGCACTCCATGCTCAAGGATATGGGGAGGGTCAATTATGTCACCGCGGATGATAAGGAAACTCTCGATTCATTTTTTGAACTAAGCCGTCTTGAAGGAATCATTCCGGCCCTTGAAAGTGCTCATGCAACAGCATTTGCATGCAAACTGGCACAGCAGAAACCAAAGCAGTCTATCCTGGTGAATCTGAGCGGCAGGGGAGATAAGGACATTGATTTTGTCATGGATCATTATGGAAAAGAATACGGTATACTCTAG
- a CDS encoding ATP-dependent zinc protease family protein — MNQKYLNKLTPIGWREWASFPDWGIDYIKVKIDSGAKTSSIHVDDLVYFEKENTSWVRFKVSPWQKSNEDQMTVESPVHSQREIRSSSGYLEKRPVVVVLLKVAGKVLEVELSLTNRSKMGFRMLLGREALNGNFQIITGKSYLSGKPPKEIRQMNNRRKWKKERK; from the coding sequence TTGAACCAAAAATATTTGAATAAATTGACGCCTATAGGCTGGAGAGAGTGGGCCTCCTTTCCGGACTGGGGAATTGATTATATTAAGGTTAAAATCGATTCGGGAGCAAAAACTTCCTCTATTCATGTGGATGACCTCGTCTATTTTGAAAAAGAGAACACATCCTGGGTTCGTTTTAAGGTCTCTCCCTGGCAGAAATCTAATGAAGATCAAATGACCGTGGAATCTCCTGTTCATTCACAGCGTGAGATCAGAAGTTCTTCCGGATATCTTGAGAAAAGGCCCGTTGTGGTGGTTTTACTCAAGGTTGCTGGAAAAGTTCTGGAGGTTGAACTCTCCTTGACCAATAGAAGTAAAATGGGATTCCGCATGCTCCTGGGAAGAGAGGCTCTCAATGGTAATTTTCAAATCATAACAGGGAAATCATACCTAAGCGGCAAACCTCCCAAAGAGATTCGTCAAATGAACAACAGACGCAAATGGAAAAAAGAGCGCAAATGA